A single genomic interval of Bradyrhizobium japonicum USDA 6 harbors:
- a CDS encoding mandelate racemase/muconate lactonizing enzyme family protein: protein MEITDVRAHQIRIPYDAGVASFRQGASAISALDMVLVEVTTDAGLTGWGDAFAYVSPRTTRSAVEEMIAPQARGLKVPDAAGIPAVMEQIQRNLHLFGRYGITMFAISGLDIALWDLAAKIEGAPLHRLLGETRRSSIPAYASLLRIGSPENIAGECKKALALGYGAIKLHETTTPAVFAAREVIGPGIPLMVDMNCPLTGEQAIAFAKACEDAQPMFLEEPVWPPEDFTALADVRRKGGLGVAAGENACTEYQFRQMMNAGAVSHAQPSVTKVGGVTEFLKVAALADQLGVKIVPHSPYFGPGLLATLHLLATRDDGLVEMFYLKREACLWGGRADVDATGHVAVPSGPGLGYEPDRGVMERYRVA from the coding sequence ATGGAAATCACCGATGTGCGGGCGCACCAGATCCGCATCCCCTATGACGCCGGTGTTGCGAGCTTTCGCCAGGGCGCGTCCGCAATCTCCGCGCTCGACATGGTGCTGGTCGAGGTCACGACCGATGCCGGACTGACCGGCTGGGGCGATGCCTTTGCCTATGTCTCCCCGCGCACCACGCGAAGCGCCGTCGAGGAGATGATCGCGCCGCAGGCCCGCGGGCTTAAGGTTCCCGATGCCGCCGGCATTCCCGCGGTGATGGAACAGATCCAGCGCAACCTGCATCTGTTCGGCCGCTACGGCATCACGATGTTCGCGATATCAGGGCTCGACATCGCGCTGTGGGACCTGGCTGCGAAGATCGAGGGCGCACCGCTGCATCGCCTGCTCGGCGAGACCAGGCGCTCGTCCATTCCCGCCTATGCGAGCCTGCTGCGGATCGGCTCGCCTGAAAACATCGCCGGCGAATGCAAGAAGGCGCTCGCGCTCGGCTATGGCGCCATCAAGCTGCACGAGACCACGACGCCGGCGGTGTTTGCCGCGCGCGAGGTGATCGGGCCCGGCATCCCGCTGATGGTCGACATGAACTGCCCGCTCACAGGCGAGCAGGCGATCGCGTTCGCGAAGGCATGCGAGGACGCCCAGCCGATGTTTCTGGAAGAGCCGGTCTGGCCGCCGGAGGATTTTACCGCGCTCGCCGACGTCCGCCGCAAGGGCGGGCTCGGTGTCGCCGCCGGTGAGAACGCCTGCACGGAGTATCAATTCCGCCAGATGATGAATGCAGGCGCAGTGAGCCATGCCCAGCCGTCGGTGACCAAGGTCGGCGGCGTCACGGAATTTCTGAAGGTCGCCGCGCTCGCCGATCAGCTCGGCGTCAAGATCGTCCCGCACTCCCCGTATTTCGGTCCGGGCCTGCTGGCGACATTGCACCTGCTGGCGACGCGCGACGACGGGTTGGTCGAGATGTTCTATCTCAAACGCGAAGCGTGTCTCTGGGGCGGCCGCGCCGATGTCGATGCCACCGGCCACGTCGCGGTGCCCTCGGGACCCGGGCTCGGCTATGAGCCCGATCGCGGCGTGATGGAGCGCTATCGCGTGGCGTGA
- a CDS encoding AraC family transcriptional regulator produces the protein MNPAQRALWYIESHLAEPMTLDEIAAISGVSRFHIVRAFAAATGLPVMRYVRARRLTEAARSLANGAPDILSLALEADYGSHEAFTRAFRDQFGTTPEAVRAATCLDKLKLQEPILMDSTMLDHLVPPRFEAAKAFLVAGPAERISCDNGAAIPGLWHRFHQEVADIPARVGHGKNQVAYGVCCNGDDSGNFDYIAGVEVVDFSDLPRRFGRIRIPEQRYAVFTHTEHVASIRRTVNTIWNQWLPASGLKAADAPNFERYDEKFDPATGNGGFEIWIPVRE, from the coding sequence ATGAACCCAGCCCAGCGCGCGCTCTGGTATATCGAGAGCCATCTGGCCGAACCGATGACGCTCGACGAGATTGCGGCGATATCTGGCGTGTCGCGGTTCCACATCGTGCGGGCGTTTGCCGCAGCCACCGGACTTCCGGTGATGCGCTACGTGCGCGCGCGGCGGTTGACGGAAGCGGCGCGCAGTCTTGCGAACGGCGCGCCGGACATCCTGTCGCTGGCGCTGGAGGCGGATTACGGCTCGCACGAAGCGTTCACCCGCGCGTTCCGCGACCAGTTTGGCACCACACCCGAAGCGGTGCGGGCGGCAACGTGCCTCGACAAACTCAAGCTTCAGGAGCCGATCCTCATGGATTCCACCATGCTCGACCATCTGGTCCCGCCGCGTTTCGAAGCCGCGAAGGCCTTCCTCGTCGCCGGCCCCGCCGAGCGCATCTCCTGCGACAACGGCGCCGCCATTCCAGGACTGTGGCACCGCTTCCATCAGGAAGTCGCCGACATCCCCGCGCGCGTCGGCCACGGGAAAAATCAAGTCGCCTATGGCGTCTGTTGCAACGGCGATGATTCCGGCAATTTCGACTACATCGCCGGCGTCGAGGTCGTCGATTTCTCCGACCTGCCGCGCCGCTTCGGTCGCATCCGCATTCCCGAGCAGCGCTACGCGGTGTTCACCCACACCGAGCACGTCGCCTCGATCCGCCGCACCGTCAACACGATCTGGAATCAGTGGCTGCCGGCGTCCGGCCTGAAGGCTGCGGATGCGCCGAACTTCGAGCGCTATGACGAGAAATTCGATCCCGCGACCGGCAATGGCGGCTTCGAGATTTGGATACCAGTGCGGGAGTAA
- a CDS encoding SMP-30/gluconolactonase/LRE family protein, which produces MSTATPNVRVLATDLEFPEGPVVMPDGSVVLVEIRGQRLTRVYPDGRKEIVAKVPGGPNGAALGPDGKIYICNNGGFSWIPTGKMIMPGPQPDGYLGGSIQRVDLQSGKVEAVVTKCGEHDLRGPNDLVFDKHGGLWFSDLGKRRAREMDVGGMYYLKPGMTEIVEVVHGVLPANGIGLSPDENTVYIAETPTGRLWAYELSAPGTLKPREVIYRGERGKPICGLGGYQMFDSLAVEANGNVCVATLVSGCISVIAPDGTLVEQVPTGDRVTTNIAFGGPELKTAYITLSGKGELIAMDWPRGGLPLNFLNK; this is translated from the coding sequence ATGTCCACTGCCACGCCCAACGTTCGCGTTCTCGCCACCGACCTCGAATTTCCCGAAGGGCCGGTGGTGATGCCGGACGGCTCGGTCGTGCTGGTGGAAATCCGCGGCCAGCGCCTGACGCGGGTTTATCCCGACGGCCGCAAGGAGATCGTCGCCAAAGTGCCGGGCGGCCCGAACGGCGCCGCCCTCGGTCCCGACGGCAAGATCTACATCTGCAACAATGGCGGCTTCTCCTGGATTCCGACCGGCAAGATGATCATGCCCGGCCCGCAGCCGGACGGCTATCTCGGCGGCTCGATCCAGCGCGTCGATCTGCAATCGGGCAAGGTCGAGGCCGTCGTGACCAAATGCGGCGAGCACGATCTGCGCGGGCCGAACGACCTCGTCTTCGACAAGCACGGCGGCCTCTGGTTCTCCGATCTCGGCAAGCGCCGCGCCCGCGAGATGGATGTCGGCGGCATGTACTATCTCAAGCCCGGCATGACCGAGATCGTCGAGGTCGTGCATGGCGTGCTGCCGGCTAATGGCATCGGCCTGTCGCCGGACGAGAACACCGTCTACATCGCGGAGACGCCGACGGGGCGGCTCTGGGCCTATGAGCTCTCCGCGCCTGGCACGCTCAAGCCGCGCGAGGTGATCTACCGCGGCGAGCGCGGCAAGCCGATCTGCGGCCTCGGCGGCTACCAGATGTTCGACTCGCTCGCGGTGGAGGCGAACGGCAATGTCTGCGTCGCCACCCTCGTCTCCGGCTGCATCTCGGTGATCGCGCCTGACGGTACCCTGGTCGAGCAGGTCCCGACCGGCGACCGCGTCACCACCAACATCGCCTTCGGCGGCCCCGAGCTTAAGACCGCCTACATCACGCTCTCAGGCAAGGGCGAGCTGATCGCCATGGACTGGCCGCGCGGCGGTTTGCCGTTGAACTTTTTGAATAAGTGA
- a CDS encoding GNAT family N-acetyltransferase gives MPWPDPVTLRGQHARLEPLSKEHREGLVEAVKDGELYTIWYTAIPTPENVAKEIDRRLGLQAAGSMLPFTVFDAGGKIVGQTTYMNIDAANRRVEIGSTWYGKSAQRGPLNTQCKLLLLTHAFETLNCIAVEFRTHFFNHQSRRAIERLGAKQDGILRNHQIAPNGTLRDTVVYSITASEWPTVQAHLNYQLNDKPR, from the coding sequence ATGCCCTGGCCTGATCCCGTCACCCTGCGTGGGCAGCACGCCCGTCTCGAGCCGCTGTCGAAAGAGCATCGCGAGGGGCTGGTGGAGGCCGTGAAGGACGGCGAGCTCTACACGATCTGGTACACCGCGATCCCGACGCCGGAGAACGTGGCCAAGGAGATCGACCGCCGCCTCGGCCTCCAGGCCGCGGGCTCGATGCTGCCGTTCACGGTGTTCGACGCCGGCGGCAAGATCGTCGGTCAGACCACCTATATGAATATCGATGCCGCCAATCGCCGTGTCGAGATCGGCTCGACCTGGTACGGCAAGAGCGCGCAGCGCGGGCCGCTCAACACGCAGTGCAAGCTGCTGCTGCTCACTCACGCCTTCGAGACATTGAACTGCATCGCGGTGGAATTCCGCACGCATTTCTTCAACCACCAGAGCCGCCGCGCCATCGAGCGTCTCGGCGCCAAGCAGGACGGCATTTTGCGTAATCACCAGATCGCGCCGAACGGCACGCTGCGCGATACCGTGGTCTACAGCATCACCGCGTCCGAATGGCCGACGGTGCAAGCGCATCTGAACTATCAACTCAACGACAAGCCGCGCTAG